Part of the Mycoplasma mycoides subsp. mycoides SC str. PG1 genome is shown below.
GATATTTTAATTATATGTTCTTCTTTATTAACTATTGTTACTTTGATAAGAGGAATGACTTCTAGAGCTTTTTATTTACATGTGATCTTTGCAGATCTACTAAATAAAATGTCAAAACTCATCCAGAATTTGTAATTTATTATTTAAAACAAGATAATTTTCAATTAGGTTTTTTAACTACTCAATCAGATTTATCTCAATATGATTTTTTAAAACTAGTTGATATTAATCAAATTAAAAATATGTATTTTTCTAATGCGAATTCAACTGATAATTGACCTTTATATGCATTCTAAAAAATGGATTTTAAAAATAACTTAATTTATTAATAAAAAATTAAATAGTAAAAAAGGTTGTTAAACAACCTTTTTTTAATGATTATTATCATTTATTTTAAAAGTATTTTCATCGTATTTTTTGTCAAATATACTCATAATATTTACTAATACATCTTCAAAATAATCAAGAACTCTCAACTCTTCTTCAATTCTTTTTGAATAATCTTCAAGTAGTGGTAAATGAGTGTGTCTAATTTGATTTGTTATTTCTGGTTTTACATGAAGTAGACCTTTTTTATCTCAAATTTTCATTAATTCTATTATGTCATTTATTTTAGTTAGTGAATTTTTAGCAGCATTTTCAATATTATTAGATTTGTTATTTCTAATTTCATAAATAGTGCCATAAGTAGCAGACGCTTCTTGAATTAAATTATTTTTCTTTTCTTTTATATTTTTAAGCTCAGAATTTAACTTTCTATTTTCTTTTTCTGCTTTATCAAACTTTTCTTCTAACTCACTTAATAAAACAATTTTTATAGTTAATTGTTTTTTAATTTCTTTTTTTCTGCTTCATATTGTTTTATTAAAATATCAACTTGCTCTTGATTAGATAATAATGATTTGTAATTTAATTTTAATTGTTCAATTTCTTTTTGCTTTTCTGATATTTCTTTTTCTAAATTATCTTTTGTTAAAACAAATTTCATTTCAGTTATATTTTGTTCTAAATCTTTAAGTTCTTTTTCTTTTTTAGATTTTTCAATTTCTAAGTTTTGTATAGTAGATTCAAAAGATGAAATGCTAGACTCTAAATCTTTAACTCTTTCATTCAAGTCTTTAACTTGTTCAGTTAAGCTTTTAATTTTTTGTTCCTTTGATTTAATTTCAGCTTTGTTTTTCTCTAAATTAGATTGTAATTTATTAATTGAAAGTTCATAAACTTTTAATTGAGTATTAAAAGCATCTCTTTTAAAATCAAGTTCTTCATATTTTAATTCAAGTACATAATCTTTTTCTTCTAAACTTTTTATAGTTGCTTTATTTTTTGATACTGTAGATTTTAAATTCTGAATTTCTTTTTCAATTAATTGTTTTTGTGATTCTAAATTTTTAATATTAGAATCAATATTTTGTTCTACTTCTTGTTGTTTTTGATTATTAAGATCATTTAATTCTATTTGTAACTGGCTAATTTGTTTTTCTAAATTAGTTATTGTTGTGTTATGTTTATTAATCTCAGTTTGTTTTTCTTGTAATTGATCATTGATTTTTTGTTGTTCTGATTTAATAACATTTTATTTGTGTTTCAACATTATTAATTTGTGTTTTTACTTCAACAAGTCTATCTTTTTTAAAACTTATATTATTTTCTAAATTTGTATTAGTTCTTATCAAATTATTGATTTGCAGATTTAATAATCTATTTTTTTGATTATAACTTTGGATATTTGACAATTTTAATTCCAAAGCAAAACGTTTTGAACTAATGTTTTTTATTATAGATTCAATCTTAGATATTTCATCAAGATAAATATTTTTATTATTTTCTAATTCTAGTTTTTGTTTATTAATTTCTTGGTCTTTATGAGATATAACTTCTAATTCTTTTTCTTTTTTAAATAGTTTATTTAATATCTTTATAATATTTTTTTTATTTTCTTTTGCTTGTTGTTCTGCACTTTTTATTTCAGTTTCTTTTATTGAAATAATTTTTTTATCATCATTTATTTCTTTATTTATTTTTATTAAGTCAGCATTTAATTTATCTATATTATCTTTGCTTATTTTTTCTTTACTATTTAAATCATTAATATAAGATTCTAGATTTTTAATTTGATCATTTAATTGATTTCTTTTATTTTCTTTATCAATTAAAGTTTTTTCTATACTTTTTAACTTTAATTCTCTATTTTTCAAATCTTTTTGAATAGATTTGATCTTATTTAACATATTTTGTTTTTTAATGTTGTTTGAATTTGTTACATTTTTATAACTAACATACCCAATACCACTTGCTGTAAGAACACTAATAGTTGCTAATAAACTTGTAAGTTTTTTCATAAAACACCTCTATTCAATTGGTTGTGGATTATTGATTTTTAATGCGTCATCTACAGCTTTATTAAAATTTTTAGTATAGTTATCTAAGTCTTTTACACATTGATCTAATCTTGAATACAAATCTGAAATTTCTAAGTATTTATCATCAGCTCTTTTTTTAATTTCAGTCATTGAATCAATATATTTCTTATAATGCACACTTAATTCTGATGGATCTAATCACTTTTGAGTAATTTCTATAAATTGATCTATTATAATTTTTAACTCTTTATTTTTTGTAATAGTTTCAGGTCAAATAACTCTAATTTTATTAAATTCTTCTTTTATAAACTGTAAAAATCCATAAATTTTCTTAGATGATGAATTTAAATTCATTTTTATTAGTGAAAGTCTTTCATATTCTTTTTTAGTTTCTTCTAATTTTTGAGAAACATTTCAAACTTTCATTCCATAGGTTTCTATTTCTTCGATTATAGTTACTATTTCTTTAGATTTCTTATTTACAAGTTCTTGTTTTTGATCATTAGATTTTTTTAGTTTACTATTAGTGCTCTTTAATTCTGATAAATTTTGATCAATACCATTAATAACAGTTTTTATTTTTTTTAACGCTGTGTCATCTTTTATAAGCTCATCTTTTTTATCTGAAATTTTTTTGCTTATTTCACTAATTTCATTTTTTAATTTCTCTTCATTTACTAACAACTGATCTTTTTCTTTAGTTAACATAACTAAAGTTTGTTCTAGGTCAGTTTTTTGTTTGTTTAGCATTAATAACATTTCTGTTTTTTCTTTAAGGTCTTTTTCTTGGCTTTTTAAATTCTTTTTGTTGTTTTCATATTCTTCACTTAGCAGCCTTATTTTTTCTTCTTGATATTTTGTAGATCTTTCTAGATCCTTTATCACTATTTTTTTAGCTGCTATTTCGTTAGTTAAATTGCTAATTTCATTATTTTTCAAAACTATTTGTTCTGATAAATCTCTTTGTTGTTTTAAAAGCTCATCATTTTCTTTTTTAAAAATTCTTAGTTGTTCTTCTTTTTCTTGTTTTAAAGTTAAAATTTTAACCTTAATTTCTTTTAGTTCATTTTCTAAATTTATATTTTTTCTTTTTGCTTGTTCTAATTCTAATGTTTTAATTTCTAGTCGTTTTAAAGCATCAATATTTGAATTTGACAACTGTTTTAGTTGCTTCTGGGTGTTTTTTAAAACATTTGTTTCTTGTTCAATTTCTTGTTGGTTTTGTTCAAGAGTTTTTAACAAAACAGATCTCTGTTTTTCTAGATCTGATACTTTAATCTTAAGTTCGTTATGTTTTTGAATTTTAGCTTGTAAAACAGAAAGTAAATAATTCTTTTTTCATAATTGATGTTTTATATCATCTATATTTTTTTGTTTATTTTGTTTTTGATTTTCTAATATGGTCAAATCTTTTTTAGAATTTTTAATTTGTTTTTCTAGATTGCTGTAATTAGAATTTAAATAATTTAAATTAGTTTAAAGTTTTTTGATTTCATTTTTAAAGAAAACTTCATGTTCATCATTTTTTTGTTTTTCTTTTTTAAGCTTATTAAGTTCGAATTCTAATTTATTTTTTTGTTCTTTTTTAGTTTTAATTTCAGAAGAAAAAAAGTTTAACTCATTATTTAAGTAATCTATCTTTTTATTTTCATTGTTTATTTTATCTTTTATACTTTTTTCTTGTTGTTTTAATGTTTTGATTTTTTCATTGCTATTTTTAATGATTTCAGCATCTTTAGTATCTAAATCTTTAATTTTAGCTTCACTGTTAAGAATTTCATTTTGTAGGGCTCTTAGTTTTTCTTCTAGTTGTTTAAATTCATGTTCTTGGTTATTTATAGTTGTATCATTAGATAAATTCTTATACCCCACATAAGAAATACCAGCTGCTGAAAAAACACTAATAGCAGTAAGTAGCACTATTAACTTTTTCATATAAAACCTCTAAAAATAACACTGTATAGTTTAATTTTATAATTTATGTTTTTTTTATATGACGACTTTACAGACTTTTAAGCCTAAAAACTTGTATAAAGAGTCAGTTTTTTTAGTAAAATTAGTATTTTTTGTGTTTTTTTGTATTTCTAAATAAAAATAAAAAACAATAGAATACTTATTATCAGTAGTCGTATTAAGTAGTTATTTTTAGAGATTTTTATTTTAATTTTTAATAATAATCATTGAATTAATAGAAAGTAAAATAACAAAAAAGGTTGGTAATTCCAACCTTTTTGAATTTAAAAATTATATTTATTGATTTGGTTTTAAAATATCATCATCATATTTTTTATTAGAAATATCAATAAGTTGTTCTAATATATTGCTAAATTCTTCTTGGATTTTTATTTCTTTTTCTACATATTTATAGTGTTCTTCAAGAGTTGGCAGATCAATGTTTTGAAGATGATCTGTAATATAAGGTTTTAAATGTAATCATTTTTCTTGTTTTCAAGTTTCCATCTAAATAACTTTCTTTTTGATTAGTCCCGTTGTTTTAATTCATTTTTTTTCTAGTTGTTCATTTAATGTATTATTTTCAGATGTTGAAAATAAAACTCTAGGTAATTTTGAACCAAATAATAAGAACATAGTACCTCAGGGAGATATTAAAAAAGAATTAGCTAAAAAACTTAATGTTAATGAATCTGATTTGCAAGAATTAAAAACTAATTCAACAAATGGGAATGGTAATGGTTCAGTAAGATCTAAAACTTTTGTTAGAACTTTAGAATTTAAATTTGAAATAGAGGAAAATAAATAGAAATAGATTAAAATCTCTAGTGATTATGTTTTTTATAAATCCCAGAGACTTTTTTATTAGTATTTAGAGTCTATATATTACTTGATAGTAATTTTTCATGGTGCTTTAGGCAAGGCTCGACAAGAGTACACTTGACATTATATATTAAAAAATTCTCAATTTTGGACACTATATAATTTTAATAATTTACTAAAAAATTCTTATTTTCGTCCATTAAATACATTAAAATATCTAAATAATTAAATTTTCTTAAATTTAGAGCTAAAAAAGCTCTATTTTTTTTCCAATTTCATTTTAAAAAAGTTTAAAAAATTAAAAATAGGTGGTAAAATAAATATATATGTATAGTGTTTAACACATAAAAAAGAGATATAAAAATGGCCATTCCTAAAGACATATTAAAAATTTCAAGACCATCTAGTACTAGAGTAAAAACAACATCAAAAGAAGGTATTTATAATGTTATACAAAGAACATCAATAAGAAAAAATGGAAAAATTATTCCTGTTGAAAAAGGAGTAATTGGAAAGATTATTAATGGTGTTTTTCAAAGCATAGAAAAGCAAACATATGAAGTAGATATTAAATCATATGGTCTATTTGCACTAAATGAAAAATTAAACAATCATATCTTTAGAGAACTTTTAAATTTTTATGATTTTGAAGATGCTAGAAAATTATATGTTATAGCTTCTTTAAGAACTATGTTTTCAGATATTAAAAACGAACATTTAAAACATGAATATGATACAAATTTTATTTCTGAAATATACCCAAAATGTGCTTTATCTTCAAACACTATCTCAAGTTTTTTAGAGAAAATAGGTAAATCTAGTTCGAAGATGGAAGACTTTATGAATAAAAGATTAGAAGAGTTTTCAAACCACTCAATAGTTATTGATGGTATGTTGAAAAACAATACATCAGAAACTAACATTTTCTCTGAAATGTCTAGAAAGTCTAGAACTAAAGACTCTCAAAACTTAAACCTTATTTATGCTTATGATATTAATGCACAAGAACCTGTTGCTAGTTCTGTTTACCCAGGAAATATGCTAGATTACACTGCTTTTAGAGACTTTTTAAGAACTTATGAGATTAAAAATGGATTTTTAATTCTTGATAAAGGATTTGATGATAAAGAATGTAAAAACTTGATGAGAGAAAAAAATATTAAATATTTAATCCCTATAAAAATAAATCATACTTTTAAAAAGTTTAATTTAAAATCTGGATTTAATTTCACTTTCACTTATGATGACGACACAATAAGAGTAAAGAAAATTATCATCAACAACAAATATTATTTTTGTTATAAATCAACCCTAACTGAAATGGTAGAAAAGAAAAATTTCATAAGTCGTGCACATAAAAAAGGTGCGTATGATGAAATTAAATTACTAGAAAGAGAAAATCTTTTTGGATTAATAATTTTTGAGTGTAATTATGATTTGGACTTAAAAGATATTTATGTCGCGTATAAAAAGAGATGAGAAATTGAATTGCTTTTTAAACAGTTTAAAAATGTGCTTGAACAAAACGAAGCAAATGTTCAAGGAAACTATAGATTATTAGCAACTGAATTTATTAACTTTTTATCTTCAATTATGCTTTGCAGAATAAAAAACCACCTATTAAATAGTAGCGTTCTTGACAATAGAACAATTAGTGAAACTTTTAGATATTTATCAAAAATAATCAAGAAGAGAAAGTCTAGAAAAAGAGAAGAATGAGATGATGTTGAAACATTAAAATATATTAAAGAAATGAAGTCTATTTTAAAAATATAGTGTCCAAAATTGGGAATTTTTTAATATATATATATATATATATATATATATATATATTCAAGCTAATGTTCAGCAACCAGTTGCTGGGCAGGCACAAAATCCTAATAATGTAACCGTTATTAGACATGAACACATAACTGCAGACCATAGCCAGAAAAAAATTTATTTTCCTACGTTTCCCACTTAGTCGCGAAAACACTCAGTTTTCAGCGGCTATATTTTTTTATAAAAAAATATAATTTATTATGCTTTTATGCTTAAATATGATATAATAAAGACGTGAAGAAGTCAAGAAATGATGTAAAAAGACAATGAAGAACATCAATAGCAAGAGTTAAAAAAGGCGAATACTTATCAATTGGAGTGCCAAGACCAGATAACAAAGGTTTTGTATATAGATTGGGATATGGATATTTGCATGAATTAAAACAATATCACGATGATCCGCTAGCAATTATCAAAGCAATTATTGCAAACTTTCCATTATCTTGAACAAAAGAACAAGCAAGAACTAAATTAGATGAAATTTTTAAAGAGAAAAAAGAAACCAAAAAAGAAGTTTTAGAAAGGTTTAAAGGTTACGAAGTAGTTGAAAAACTATTTGATTATTTCAATATTTTTAATGATTGTTCTCCCACAAAATCGACAACATTAAAAGATGTTGTTTTACAGTTGATTTATCAAAGAATTAAAAATCCAATAAGTGTTTTTAACACTTATAAGACAGCAAAAAAGAAAAAATAGACACTCATTCAAAAAATTCATTTTATAGATCATTAGACTATATAGCAAAAAACAAAGATGAAATTTTAAGAAATTTAAATGTAAAAATTTGTGCAAATACCAATAGAAAAATTGATGTATTATGATTTGACGCAACAACTACTTATTTTGAAACATTTTCTCGTGAAGGTTATAAAAAACCTGGTTATTCAAAAGATGGAAAATTTAAAGAAGACCAGATTGTTATAGGTATGGCAACTGATGAAAATGGAATACCGTTACACTACAAAATATTTCCAGGAAATGTTGCTGATTCAAATACTTTAATACCATTTATGCTTGAAATTGCAGATATTTATGAAGTTAACAGTGTAACTATAATTGCTGACAAAGGAATGAGTGTTAATAGAAATATTAGATTTTTAGAATCTAAGAATTGAAAATACATAATCTCATACAGAATGAAAGCTGGAAGCAAACAATTTAAAGAGTATGTATTAGATGAAAAAGATTATATAAATGATGGTGGTTTGATATACAAAACTCGTGATATTGCATCTTCATACAATAAAAAAAGAATTAATGGACATTTTAGAAGACAAATAATTAGTTTTAGTCAAAAACGAGCAACTAAAGACAAAAACAATAGAGACATTTTAATTCAAAATTTCACTAAGAAAATGAATAAAGATAATCTTGTTTCTTGTGATGATTTAGCGGGATCTAAAAAATATAGATTCTTTAAACCTATAAACAAAGGTGCATTTTATGAACTTGACATAGAAAAAATACAAGAAGATCAAAAATATGATGGATACTATGTTTATGAAACAAATAGAACAGATTTATCAGTAAAAGAAGTTATTAATTTATATTCAAAACAATGACAAATTGAGTCTAATTTCAAGACATTAAAAGGTAAATTATCTCTTCGTCCAATGTATTTATCAACTTGAAACCATATTGTTGGTTACATTTGTTTATGTTTCATTTCATTAGTGTTTTTAAACTACATCATCTACATTTTAAATTCAAAATTAGGACTGACTGGAAAAAGCAAAATCACTGAGCATAAAGTGATTAATGTTATCAAAGAAGTTAAAGAAATTGAAGTATTTGTAAATAAACAAAAAATCGAAACTATACAAGTGTATAATGATGAGTTACAAGAAAGTTGGCAAACTTATCAAATATTATTAGAACTTTTAACAAAAGAAAAAGTCACTTAGACATTACATTATAAAAAACATAACTTATGAGATCAAAAATTTACATAAGTATGTTTTCTTGTTTTATGCTTAAACTGGAAAACGTAGGAAAAAATTTATTTTAATATTGAGATACATTTTAATTGTAAGTGGCGTTGTATCCCTCTTTTACTTTCCATACCTAATTCACTCATCAATAATTTATTATAAAAGAGATTCATTTGCTCAAGGACAGTTAGCAGGAATAATAATTGGCTGTATAGCTCTTATGGCCCTTGCGCTTCTTATGACAGTGTTGATGTTACTATCCTTAACAGCAAAATATATGAATAATATGAAAATTAACGTTGCTGCATGGTGTGTTTCTATACCATTCTTCCCTTTCATTTTTGTTGCTGGAATAGTATGAATTGGGTGAAAGATCTTTGTTGTATGAGCAGGCACAAGACGCACAGTCACAATAAAAGAAGGTTAGTTATCAAAAAACAGACTTGTCGAATAAGTCTGTTTTATTATTGTTTTAGTAAACTAATTATTGATTTTTAGTTTGTTCAAATGCTTTTATTAGTTCTTCAGCAGTTTTTGCTTTAAACTCTTTATTTCTATCTAATTCCGTTTACTCAATCATTGCTTGAATCTAGGTGATACTCGGGATTAGTTGCATAATTTGATGATGCATTATGATCAGATTTGCACTAGTTTTTGAAATACAACTGTGTTATTTTTAATCACTTGGTTTAAACTATATACTAAACAAATTAGCAAGATTTTGATATTTTCAAGATCTTGCTTTTTTCTTGTTAAAGATTACTCATAAGTTCATTTCTATAATCTTATATTCTATAATTATTTATCTAATGCTTCTAAAAGCAGTTCTATCAAAAATATATTGACATTATATATATAATATGTCTCATAAAAAGATAAACAACCAATTGTAAAGGACTATTATATGAAAAAATTACTAACAATATTGGGATCTGTTGGTTTAGTTGCCACAACTAGTGCTGCAGTAATTGCTTGTGGTGATAAAACTTCACAAAAAACTCCAGATACTAAACCTACTGAAGAAACTAGAAAAGAAGATAAAGAAGAACCTAAAAAAGATGATGAAAAAACTACTGAAGATAAGAAAAAAAGAAGAAGCTTTTTCAAAAGT
Proteins encoded:
- a CDS encoding lipoprotein translates to MKKLLTILGSVGLVATTSAAVIACGDKTSQKTPDTKPTEETRKEDKEEPKKDDEKTTEDKKKRRSFFKSWKTNYRKFLTK
- a CDS encoding helix-rich protein; this encodes MTILENQKQNKQKNIDDIKHQLWKKNYLLSVLQAKIQKHNELKIKVSDLEKQRSVLLKTLEQNQQEIEQETNVLKNTQKQLKQLSNSNIDALKRLEIKTLELEQAKRKNINLENELKEIKVKILTLKQEKEEQLRIFKKENDELLKQQRDLSEQIVLKNNEISNLTNEIAAKKIVIKDLERSTKYQEEKIRLLSEEYENNKKNLKSQEKDLKEKTEMLLMLNKQKTDLEQTLVMLTKEKDQLLVNEEKLKNEISEISKKISDKKDELIKDDTALKKIKTVINGIDQNLSELKSTNSKLKKSNDQKQELVNKKSKEIVTIIEEIETYGMKVWNVSQKLEETKKEYERLSLIKMNLNSSSKKIYGFLQFIKEEFNKIRVIWPETITKNKELKIIIDQFIEITQKWLDPSELSVHYKKYIDSMTEIKKRADDKYLEISDLYSRLDQCVKDLDNYTKNFNKAVDDALKINNPQPIE
- a CDS encoding helix-rich protein, which gives rise to MKKLTSLLATISVLTASGIGYVSYKNVTNSNNIKKQNMLNKIKSIQKDLKNRELKLKSIEKTLIDKENKRNQLNDQIKNLESYINDLNSKEKISKDNIDKLNADLIKINKEINDDKKIISIKETEIKSAEQQAKENKKNIIKILNKLFKKEKELEVISHKDQEINKQKLELENNKNIYLDEISKIESIIKNISSKRFALELKLSNIQSYNQKNRLLNLQINNLIRTNTNLENNISFKKDRLVEVKTQINNVETQIKCY
- a CDS encoding IS1634-like element ISMmy1 family transposase; translated protein: MAIPKDILKISRPSSTRVKTTSKEGIYNVIQRTSIRKNGKIIPVEKGVIGKIINGVFQSIEKQTYEVDIKSYGLFALNEKLNNHIFRELLNFYDFEDARKLYVIASLRTMFSDIKNEHLKHEYDTNFISEIYPKCALSSNTISSFLEKIGKSSSKMEDFMNKRLEEFSNHSIVIDGMLKNNTSETNIFSEMSRKSRTKDSQNLNLIYAYDINAQEPVASSVYPGNMLDYTAFRDFLRTYEIKNGFLILDKGFDDKECKNLMREKNIKYLIPIKINHTFKKFNLKSGFNFTFTYDDDTIRVKKIIINNKYYFCYKSTLTEMVEKKNFISRAHKKGAYDEIKLLERENLFGLIIFECNYDLDLKDIYVAYKKRWEIELLFKQFKNVLEQNEANVQGNYRLLATEFINFLSSIMLCRIKNHLLNSSVLDNRTISETFRYLSKIIKKRKSRKREEWDDVETLKYIKEMKSILKI